Below is a window of Leisingera sp. S132 DNA.
CGTCCAGCGCGTCAAAGAACGGCAGCGAACGCCGGATCCAGGGCGAAGCCGGAGCGCCGGCAGGGGCAGTGTTTCTGTCGCGGGATGCGCGGGCGCGTCGGGCCATAGGGCTCTCCATCTTCAGGCGTTGCGGAACAATATGACCCGGCGCAGGCGTTGTGACGGTTGAAAATTCTGATGATCTGGATAACACACAGTTATGCAAGAACTCTGGAAACTCCTCACCAGCCCCCGCCACCTGATCGTTTTTGAGGCCGCCGCCCGGCACGGCTCTTTCACCCGTGCATCAGAGGAACTGAACGTGCAGCAGCCCGCCGTCAGTGCTGCGATCAAGCAGCTGGAGGCGTCTTTGGGCGTTATTTTATTCCGCCGCGGCCACCGCAAGGTGGAACTGACAGGCGCCGGGACACGGCTTTACGCAGATGTCTCCAAGGCGCTTGAGGACATCCTGTCCTCAGCCAAAGCGGTGCGGCAATTTGGGCGCAATGACCATGTGACGCTCAATTGCTCCTCTGCTTTTGCATACTACTGGGTGATGCCAAAACTGGCCCAGCTGCATGAGGCGCACCCTGATATTGACCTGCGCCTGCAAAGCTCAGACCGGGAGCCGGATATCAATACCGAAGGCATCTCGCTGGCGGTGCGGCGCGGTGACGGCAACTGGCCGGATTGCCACTCTGCCCTGATCGCGCCAGAGGTGATCTTTCCCGTCGCCAGTCCGCGGGTGATGGCCTCGGCGGTCAATCTGGCGACGGTGCCGAACCTGCTGCACGAGCGGCTGATCCATCTGGAGGAACCGATCCGGGAGCGCCCCAGGTGGCAGCAGTGGTTCGAGCACTTTGGCGTCACCGGCCGCCCGCCCGCCGCGGGCATGCGCCTCAACGATTATGCGCTGGTGCTGCAGGCGGCGATTGCCGGCGAAGGTTTTGCATTCGGCTGGCAGCATGTGACCGCGCCGCTGATCAAACAGGGGCTGCTGGCGGCGCGCAAGGACTGGGCCTGGACCACCGGATCGGGGTTCTATCTGGTGTGGTCCAAGACACAGGACCTGGTCCCCAACGCCGAATTGGTACGGCAATGGCTGCTGGAGATGGCCCGGCCGGGGACCGCGTGAGTCACGCAGCCCCTGTTTTTTTTTCCATGGCCCGCTGCATCGAGGTTTTCCGTGTCAGATACAGACGCCGCACAAAGGCCAGCACAAACAGCGCACTCAGGATCAGCACGATGGTCGGCGCCGGCGCGCTGTCGAGGAAGAAGCTGGCATAGGTGCCTGCCAGCATCGATGCCATGCAGACCAGAACCGACACCCACAGCATGGTGCTGAACTTGCGCACCACCAGGAAGGCAATTGCCCCTGGTGCAATCAGCAGCCCGATCGCCAGGATCAGCCCCGCCGCCGACAGGGTCGCCACGATGGTCAGCGACAAGGCTGCCAGCAGCCCGTAATGGAGCACCGTGACCTGCAGGCCGGAGGCCTGCGCCTGCGCCGGGTCGAAGCTGTGCAGCAGCAGGTCTTTCCACTTCAGGACCAGTGCGGCACCAACCACCAGAGAAATAATGCCCGCGGTCCACAGCTCATCCGGTTCCACCCCCAGCATATTGCCGAACAGGATATGATCCAGGTGCGCATTGGTCTCCACGGAGACATAGAGCACGATGCCAAGCCCGAACATGCCGGAGAACACCACCCCCATCACGGTGTCCTGCTTGACCCGGCTGTTGCCGGACAGAAACCCGGTGGCGACAGCGCAGAGCATACCGGCGGCAAAGGCGCCGACAATCAGCGGCAAGCCAACAATGTAGGCCAGCACAATACCTGGCAGCACCGCGTGGCTGACCGCATCGCCCATCAGCGCCCACCCCTTCATCACCAGAAAACAGGACAGGAGCGCGGTCGGAATAGAGACGATCAGCGAGATCAGAAAGGCGTTCTGCATGAACGCGAACTGGAACGGCATCAGAAGCGTATCCAGGTCCATCACGCAGCCCCCCTTTGGGCGGCCGGGCCGCGCTTGAGCGCCTCGCGCGCCTTGCGCTTGGCGGCCAGCAGCCCGTGTTTCGGAGCAAAGACAAAGACCACAAGGAAGATCACGGTTTGCAGCGTCACAATGATGCCGCCGGTAGCTCCGTCCAGAAAATAGCTGGCATAGGCGCCAAAGAAACTGGTGAGGGCGCCAATCAGCACCGACACCAGGATCAGCCGCGGGAAACGGTCGCAGAGCAGATAGGCCGTCGC
It encodes the following:
- a CDS encoding metal ABC transporter permease, with amino-acid sequence MDLDTLLMPFQFAFMQNAFLISLIVSIPTALLSCFLVMKGWALMGDAVSHAVLPGIVLAYIVGLPLIVGAFAAGMLCAVATGFLSGNSRVKQDTVMGVVFSGMFGLGIVLYVSVETNAHLDHILFGNMLGVEPDELWTAGIISLVVGAALVLKWKDLLLHSFDPAQAQASGLQVTVLHYGLLAALSLTIVATLSAAGLILAIGLLIAPGAIAFLVVRKFSTMLWVSVLVCMASMLAGTYASFFLDSAPAPTIVLILSALFVLAFVRRLYLTRKTSMQRAMEKKTGAA
- a CDS encoding LysR substrate-binding domain-containing protein; amino-acid sequence: MQELWKLLTSPRHLIVFEAAARHGSFTRASEELNVQQPAVSAAIKQLEASLGVILFRRGHRKVELTGAGTRLYADVSKALEDILSSAKAVRQFGRNDHVTLNCSSAFAYYWVMPKLAQLHEAHPDIDLRLQSSDREPDINTEGISLAVRRGDGNWPDCHSALIAPEVIFPVASPRVMASAVNLATVPNLLHERLIHLEEPIRERPRWQQWFEHFGVTGRPPAAGMRLNDYALVLQAAIAGEGFAFGWQHVTAPLIKQGLLAARKDWAWTTGSGFYLVWSKTQDLVPNAELVRQWLLEMARPGTA